TTTCGTCTCGCCCCTGGCCTACGTGGTGGCCGCCTTCTTCACCCTGGTCAGCGGCTACCTCTTCTGGCTGATCCTCTGCACCAGTCGGGAAGCGAGCATGAGGGGGCTTTTCGCCAACCTCGCCGTGGTCTTCCTGCTCCTCACCCCCGCCCTCACCATGCGCCTTTTCGCCGAAGAACGGCGATCAGGCACCATCGAGCTGCTGATGACCGTTCCCTTGAGGGACTTCGAGCTGGTTTTAGGAAAATACCTGGCTTCTCTCGCCTACTTGTTTTTCCTCTTCCTCTGCACCGGGA
The window above is part of the Armatimonadota bacterium genome. Proteins encoded here:
- a CDS encoding ABC transporter permease, with translation MSKIMAIAGRDLRSYFVSPLAYVVAAFFTLVSGYLFWLILCTSREASMRGLFANLAVVFLLLTPALTMRLFAEERRSGTIELLMTVPLRDFELVLGKYLASLAYLFFLFLCTG